The window TGACTACTCGGGTAGGCTGGTGGATGTGTTGGAGTTGAAGGCGGCATAGCTGGCAATTTTCCATGCAATCCCTGCTTTGCTCTCTTGGGGCAGATGCAGAGAAGAATTGATTAAGGGCGGTTTCCATAAAGTGGAAGCCGCCCTTTTGTATTGCCGGGGAAGGAAGGGGGCTGTCCTGAATCTTCCAGGATCTTGTATTGTTTCGTTTTGGTTAGTTTGTTGTACGGGATGGTATCTTTTTATGATTGCGAGTATCTTTGAGTATCCTGGTGTTGTTATTCTGCTTGACAGGTCTGAGGAATGCAGATATAAAGTGAAGCGTTATTCACTTTATGATTTTACCTGCCCGTAAAGTGAATTCTGTAAATATGTAACAGCCGAAGAGGAAAAGCGTTTCGTGTCTCGGTTGGGAGCAGAAGGAATAATCATCGGGATAGGAAGTAGGTTATGCCGGAAAAGAAACTCACTCGCCGGGAACGGGAAAAACAGCGGCAGCGCCGGGATATGTTGGATGCTGCAATGAAGCTTTTTGCAGAGAAAGGCTATCATAATGCGTCGATGCAGGAGATTGCTGAACATGCGGAGTTCGCGGTTGGAACCTTGTATAAGTTTTTCAAAAATAAGGAAGATATGTACAAGGCATTGGTTACTGAGCAGGCAGATCGCTTCCATGTGAGCTTGAGCGCAGCTCTTGCCTCATCAGAGGATGAGATAGAACAGTTGCGGAGTTATATCCAGACAAAGGGAGAGGTCTTTATGAGTAATGAATCCTTTATTCGCCTCTATTTTGCTGAAACCCGAGGGGCTAGCTTTAATATCAAGGCAGGATTAGATAGCGAATTACGGGATCGGCATCATCAGATGCTGCAGCGGGTTGCGGCAATCTTTGCCCGAGGCATGGAAAAGGGCCGATTTCGGCGCATTGCAGCGCCCTTTCATATGGCTGTGGCAATGGATAGCCTCTGTAATGCCTTTCTTACCAACTGGCTGGAAGGGAGAGATACCTATCCGGAATCCCCGGATACGATTTTAAATATCTTCTTTCAGGGGCTCTTGGCTTCTGAGGGGTCTGCAATTACTGATATATAAAAAGAATATACCCTGGAGTAACTATGAATATCCTACGTACCTGGAGCCTCTTTCTGGTAGCTCTGTCAGGCAGTCTTTTGCTGACTGGTTGCGACCAGAAGGGCTTGCCTGAGTGGGCAGGACGGCTGGTTGGCCTGTTCTCAGAAAAAACGCAGCAACAGAGCGCAGGTCCGCAACGCCCTGGACCCGCAGTGTCTTTTCTTGTTATGAAACAGCAGCGAGTTGTACTGACCAATGAGCTGTCCGGTCGGACCTCGGCCTTTCGTGTCGCTGAAATTCGTCCACAGGTGAGTGGTATTATCAAGGAACGTCTCTTTACTGAGGGGACAGATGTTCAGGCGGGCGATGTTCTTTACCAGCTTGATCCGTCTTCTTTTCAGGCGGCTTTGGATAATGCAGAGGCAAACCTTCTCGCCTCAAAAAAAGCTGTTGATCGGGCCAAGGCTGCACTCAGGGCCAGTCAGGCTGATATCGGTCGAATCAAGGCGAAGCTGGACCTTGCTAAGGCAGACAGTAAGCGTTATGAACAGTCTTTTAAGCAAAAGATCGTTTCCGCTGCCCAGCGTGATCAGGCCGCGACCGGAGCCGTTGTGGCTGAGGCTGAGCTGGCATCTGCCCAGGCCCAGGTGGAGAGTAGCCGTAGTGCAATTGCTGCTGCTCAGGCTGCTGTCCAACAGGCAGAGGCAGCAGTGAAAACCGCCAAAATTAATCTTGGCTATACCAAGGTGACAGCTCCTATCTCAGGACGAATTGGGATCTCTCATGTAACAGAGGGTGCTGTGGTTACGGCCTATCAGCCGACTCCAATGGCGGTTATTCAGCAGATGGACCCTATTTATGCCGATGTGCCCCAGGCTGCAACCAAACTGCTCGCCCTGAAAAAGGATCGTGCCGTAGCAGAGCAAGAGGAACTGGATAAGGTTCAGCTCATACTTGAAGATGGCACGCCTTATCCGCTGGAAGGTACCTTGCAATTCAGTGATGTAACGGTTGATCCAACCACGGGCTCAGTTACTCTGCGTGTGGTTTTTCCGAATCCTGATCGGATGCTCCTGCCAGGTATGTTTGTCCGCACAGTTATTCAGGAAGGGGTTCGTGAGCAGGCAATACTGATACCGCAACAGGGCGTGTCCCGAAATCCTAAGGGTGATCCCTATGCCCTGGTAGTGAATGCGGAGAGCAAAGCCGAATATCGCCCGTTGGTCCTTGAGCGGGCCATTAAGGATAAATGGTTAGTCACTAAAGGACTTGCGCCCGGTGACAAGGTGATTGTTGAGGGGCTGCTGATGTTGCGTCCTGGGACTGTGGTCACTGCGACGCCCTTTGGCGAGAAACCGCAAGGGCCGCCGCAGGGTGGAGCTGCTCCCCAGAAAGAGGGGGGAGAGGGGCATTAATGGATACGCTTCTGGTCGAGCAAGGGCGGTTCGTGAGCTGTCCCACACGAGGTGCTGCTATGAAGGATAATGAGCAACGTGATTTGTTTCGTAAAGAACTTGAACGGCAGGCAAGACACCTTGCTGCCTGCCTGCAAGCGAAGCAGCAGCCCCTCACCATTTATAGGCATATGGTGGTGATTGGCAATCTCATCGATTTTCTCTGTTTCGATTGCGGAATTACTCGGTTTGAGGATATCCAGCAAGAGATGCTCTGTAATCGTTTCTGTAGTGAATATGGCAGTAACGTGCAGGGGCAAACAGAAAGTGAGGTTAAGGCCTCAGTAAAAAAGTTTTTCCATTTCCTGGTGAACAAGCAGGGCGTCTCTGTTGGGAAGGATGTGTTGGTTGGATTGAATCTCACCAGTAGGTGAGCACAGAATCTGAGGGAGGGTGATTTGTGAAGCGCCATAGAAATATCCTCAGAATCAGCTTGCAACCAAACAATTAATCAAGCATAAGAAAGGAGCCACTGATGCTCTCAAAATTTTTTCTTGAACGACCCGTCTTTGCCTGGGTTGTTGCCATTATTATTATGACCTTGGGAGCACTGGCTATCCACCAGATGTCCATCTCCCAGTATCCGCCGATTGCCCCGCCAGCTATTGCCATTGATGCCTTTTTCCCTGGTGCATCTGCTGAGACTGTGGAAAACACCGTGACCCAGGTTATTGAGCAGAAGATGACGGGCCTGGATGATATGATCTATCTCTCCGGTACCAGCTCCTCTTCAGGCTCTGCCCGGGTGGAGTTGACCTTTGCTGCCGGAACCGACCCTGATCTGGCCTGGGCCAAGGTGCAGAACAAGCTCCAGCTGGCCCTGGCTAGCCTGCCGGACGTGGTGCAGCGTTCTGGTGTACAGGTAAGTAAGTCCACCCGCAACTGGCTGTTGATTCCTGCCCTGATCTCGGAAGACGGGAGCATGGATAATAACGACCTCCAGGACTATGCTCAGTCCAACCTGGAGAAGGTACTGGCCCGTATCCCCGGCGTTGGTGAGGTGCAGGCATTCGGTTCCCAGTATGCCATGCGGATCTGGATCAACCCGGATCAGCTGACCAGCTATAGCCTGACCTTTGAGGACGTAATGGCAGCGCTGAAATCCTACAATGCTGAGGTCTCTGCTGGTCAGCTGGGTGGTACCCCGGCAGCAGAAGGACAGCGACTCAATGCCCCTATCGTTGTCCAGCATCTTCTTCAAACACCGGAAGAGTTTGCTGAAATTCCTATTCGTATCAATCAGGATGGTTCTGCTGTCCGGATTAAGGATGTGGGCCGTACTGAGCTGGCTATTGAACGGAGCGACTCGGTAGTTCGTAGTAACGGTCGGCCCGCTGCGGGTATGGCAGTCCGCCAGGCGGCAGGTGCCAATGCCTTGGAAACAGCCACCGCTATCAAGGCAAAGCTGGAAGAAATGAGTAAGTTCTTCCCGCCCGGCGTGAAGGTGATCTACCCCTATGATACCACCCCCTTTACCCAGGTTTCTATTGACGAGGTGATCAAGACCCTGTTTGAGGCAATTATTCTGGTCTTTATCATAATGTATGTGTTCATGGGCAATATTCGGGCCACGATTATCCCGACCATTGCCGTGCCCGTAGTACTGCTCGGTACTTTTGCCGTGCTCGGCTTTGCAGGCTACTCTATTAATATGCTGACAATGTTCGCCATGGTTCTGGCCATCGGTTTGCTGGTGGACGATGCCATCGTGGTGGTGGAAAACGTGGAGCGTATCATGAGCGAGGAGGGGCTCCCGGCCAAGGAGGCCACAGCCAAGTCAATGGACGAGATCACCAGTGCTCTGATCGGTATCGGTCTGGTCCTGTCAGCGGTCTTTGGTCCTATGGCCTTTTTCCCTGGCTCTACAGGAATCCTCTATCGGCAATTCTCAGTGACCCTGATTGCGGCCATGCTGTTTTCGGTGATAGTGGCCCTGGTCCTGACTCCAGTGCTCTGCGCTACCTTTCTTAAACCTGTGAAGGCGGGCCATGCGCCTTCAGAGAATGCTATCTTCTTTATGCGGCCTTTTTTTGCCGTGTTCGAGTTTTGTTTCGGCACTATCCGTAGACTCTATGTGCGCTTTGTCGCCTTTTCCCTACGGGTGAAGATCATTTTCATTGTCTTTTATCTGGTTATCCTGGCCTTGGTTGGTTTTCTTCTTCAGCGGATGCCGACTTCCTATATCCCGGATGAGGATCAGGGTATGGTGCTGGTCCAGATCATGCTGCCCTCAGGTTCCACTCTGGAGCAAACCGAAGCCGTGGTGACCAAGGTTCGGAATTATTTTCTGGAGCATGAAAAGGAGGCCGTGAAAAATGTCATGACCATCTCTGGCCGTAACTTCGGTGGACAGGGCCAAAACCTGGCTATGAGCTTTGTTAAACTGAAAGACTGGGAGGAACGGCAGGAGCCGAATCTGAAGGTTAAACCCATCGCAGGCCGGGCAATGGCTGCCCTGTCCCAGATCAAGGAAGCCAAGGTCTTTGCCTTTCCACCACCACCGGTGCTTGAGTTGGGTATGGCCAACGGATTCGATTTTCAGCTCCAGGATTTGGGTGGCCTGGGACATGAGGCTCTGACCCAGGCCCGTAACCAGCTGTTGGGTATGGCTGCCCAGGATCCCCGTTTGATGGGTGTTCGCCCCAATGGTATGATGGATACTACGGAATATCGAGTGGATGTGAATTGGGATCGGGCTGGCGCCCTGGGTGTGCCGCTGAGCTCCATTCACAGCACCTTGTCCACCGCCTTTGGTAGTTCCTATGTGAACGATTTTATCCAGGCTGGCCGGGTCAAGAGGGTCTATGTGCAGGCTGATGCTGCGTATCGTGGTTTGCCCCAGGATATGGAAAAACTCTATGTCCGGAACACAGCAGGAAAGATGGTCCCCTTTTCCGCCTTTGCCACAGGTCGCTGGGCCCAGGGGGCTCCCCAATTGGAACGCTATAATGCCTTCCCGTCCATGAATATTCAAGGCCAGCCTGCACCGGGCCATAGTACGGGTGAGGCAATGGTGGCTATGGAAGAACTGGTCTCCCGGTTGCCCCAGGGTATTGGTTTTGACTGGAGTGGTCTCTCCTACCAGGAGAAAATGGCCACCAAGCAGGGACCGATTCTTTATGCCTTCTCCATTTTGGTTATCTTCCTTTGTGTGGCAGCCCTGTATGAGAGTTGGACCATTCCCATTGCCAACTTGCTCATGCTGCCTCTGGGCGTGTTCGGGGCTATTGTGGCTTCTTCCTGGCGTGGAATGCCCAATGATGTCTATTTTCAGATCGGCTTTCTGACCACGATGGGTTTGTCCACCAAGAACGCCATCTTGATTATCCAGTTCATCAAAGAGCGTATGTCCGTGGGCCAGGGCCTGATTGAAGCCACTCTGGATGCGGTCAAGACCAGGTTTCGTCCGGTTATGATGACCTCCCTGGCCTTCTTCTTTGGCGTCTTACCCTTGGCTATTGCCAGCGGTGCAGGTGCAGGTGCTATGAATGCCTTGGGAACAGCGGTTTGTGGTGGTATGCTTTCCGCTACCTTCATCGATCTGGTCTTTATTCCGCTCTTCTTTGTTCTCGTTTCCCAGCTTTTTGGCAAGAAAGAGGACAAGCAGGGACCAAGTCAACCCATGCAACCAGCCAAGGTTTCAGAGAAAAAGCAGGAATCGAAGGAGGTTCTGCCCCCTTCTCAGCAGCCTAAGCAACTTGATACTTCCCACCCTCAGGAGATGCAGTCATAATGAGAACAATACAGATGCTGGCCTTGGCTACCCTGCTCTTGTCGAGCGGGTGTACCTTGGCCCCCCAATATATCCGGCCCAAAGATCCTGTCCCGGCAGAATGGCCAGCGGGAGATGCTTATAAGGGTCTCCAGAAAGATGCGATCAAAAAGGTCGCTGGCATTCCCTGGCAGGAATTTATTACCGATGCCAAGCTGCGTAAGGTTATTGCAGCGGCCCTGAAGAATAACCGTGACCTTCGGGTGGCGATTCTGAATGTGGAACGGGCCCAGGCCATGTACGGCATCCAGCGGTCCAGTCTTTGGCCCTCAGTGGACGGTACTGCAGGCATGGCCAAGGAACGCCGTTCTGTTGATTTGATCAGTGCTGATAGTTCCAGAACCATTGAGCAGTATAGTCTGAACCTGGGCATGGCCGCTTGGGAGATAGATTTCTTTGGCCGTGTTCGGAGTTTGGCCGATCAGGCCCTGGAAGATTACCTGGCCACAGAGGAGGCTCGTCGCAGTGCAGAGCTTGCCCTGATCAGCCAAGTGGCCAAGGCCTACCTAACCTTAGCTGCTGATCAGGAAAATCTGAAGTTGGCCAGGGCAACCCTGGAAAGTCAGCAGGATTCCTATGATCTGGTTGATAAAAGCTATGCAAATGGTTTGGCTACGGAGCTTGATCTCCGTCGGGCCCAGACTGAGGTCGAAGCAGCTAAGCGCGATGTCCCCCGTTTCGCTCAGATGGTGGCTCAGGACCGCAACGCCTTGAATCTCCTGGTTGGTGCCCCTGTCTCTGAAAAACTCCTGCCAACCAAACTGAGCTCTGTTGCTGAACTCAAGGAGGTTGATCCTGGTCTGCCTTCAGCGGTGTTGCTTAACCGCCCGGATATTGCCGCAGCAGAGCATAAGCTCAAAGGCGCCTATGCCTATGTAGGGGCTGCGCGGGCTTCGGTTTTTCCCCGCATCACCCTGACCGCATCTGCTGGGACGGCTAGCGATGAGCTTTCCGGGCTCTTTGGTTCCGGTACCGGGATATGGAGTTTTGTTCCTCAGCTGCAATTGCCGATTTTTGATCCCCGGGTCTGGAAGGCCTTGCAGGTGAGTAAGGTGGATAGGGAGATCCTGCTGACCCAGTATGAGAAGACCGTGCAAACGGCCTTTAAGGAAGTGGCAGATGCCCTGGCTGTGCAGGGAACCATCAGTGAGCAGGTAGCTGCTCAGGAATCCCTGGTGGAGTCAGCTGAAGCCACCTATGAGCTTTCGGATAAGCGCTACACGATGGGTCTGGATAGCTATCTCAGTGTCCTGGATGCCCACCGTTCTCTCTATGCGCAGCAACAGGCCCTGATTTCTCTTCGCCTGGCCCGGCTCGCCAATCAAGTTACGCTCTATACTGTCCTTGGTGGAGGGCAGGAGAGCAAAAAGAATTAGAGGAGTACTCCTCCTGCTCCTCAGAGGGACCAGCGCTTCAACCCTGCTGGTTCCTCTTTTTTTATTGGCGATTTTTTATATCACCGCTTCTCTTTCATGCTTTTTCATCCCCTTGAGGACAGTTATTTTCCAGGAGCTTCCTGAGTGGGGACC is drawn from Candidatus Electrothrix aestuarii and contains these coding sequences:
- a CDS encoding TetR/AcrR family transcriptional regulator, which encodes MPEKKLTRREREKQRQRRDMLDAAMKLFAEKGYHNASMQEIAEHAEFAVGTLYKFFKNKEDMYKALVTEQADRFHVSLSAALASSEDEIEQLRSYIQTKGEVFMSNESFIRLYFAETRGASFNIKAGLDSELRDRHHQMLQRVAAIFARGMEKGRFRRIAAPFHMAVAMDSLCNAFLTNWLEGRDTYPESPDTILNIFFQGLLASEGSAITDI
- a CDS encoding efflux RND transporter periplasmic adaptor subunit; translation: MNILRTWSLFLVALSGSLLLTGCDQKGLPEWAGRLVGLFSEKTQQQSAGPQRPGPAVSFLVMKQQRVVLTNELSGRTSAFRVAEIRPQVSGIIKERLFTEGTDVQAGDVLYQLDPSSFQAALDNAEANLLASKKAVDRAKAALRASQADIGRIKAKLDLAKADSKRYEQSFKQKIVSAAQRDQAATGAVVAEAELASAQAQVESSRSAIAAAQAAVQQAEAAVKTAKINLGYTKVTAPISGRIGISHVTEGAVVTAYQPTPMAVIQQMDPIYADVPQAATKLLALKKDRAVAEQEELDKVQLILEDGTPYPLEGTLQFSDVTVDPTTGSVTLRVVFPNPDRMLLPGMFVRTVIQEGVREQAILIPQQGVSRNPKGDPYALVVNAESKAEYRPLVLERAIKDKWLVTKGLAPGDKVIVEGLLMLRPGTVVTATPFGEKPQGPPQGGAAPQKEGGEGH
- a CDS encoding efflux RND transporter permease subunit, with the translated sequence MLSKFFLERPVFAWVVAIIIMTLGALAIHQMSISQYPPIAPPAIAIDAFFPGASAETVENTVTQVIEQKMTGLDDMIYLSGTSSSSGSARVELTFAAGTDPDLAWAKVQNKLQLALASLPDVVQRSGVQVSKSTRNWLLIPALISEDGSMDNNDLQDYAQSNLEKVLARIPGVGEVQAFGSQYAMRIWINPDQLTSYSLTFEDVMAALKSYNAEVSAGQLGGTPAAEGQRLNAPIVVQHLLQTPEEFAEIPIRINQDGSAVRIKDVGRTELAIERSDSVVRSNGRPAAGMAVRQAAGANALETATAIKAKLEEMSKFFPPGVKVIYPYDTTPFTQVSIDEVIKTLFEAIILVFIIMYVFMGNIRATIIPTIAVPVVLLGTFAVLGFAGYSINMLTMFAMVLAIGLLVDDAIVVVENVERIMSEEGLPAKEATAKSMDEITSALIGIGLVLSAVFGPMAFFPGSTGILYRQFSVTLIAAMLFSVIVALVLTPVLCATFLKPVKAGHAPSENAIFFMRPFFAVFEFCFGTIRRLYVRFVAFSLRVKIIFIVFYLVILALVGFLLQRMPTSYIPDEDQGMVLVQIMLPSGSTLEQTEAVVTKVRNYFLEHEKEAVKNVMTISGRNFGGQGQNLAMSFVKLKDWEERQEPNLKVKPIAGRAMAALSQIKEAKVFAFPPPPVLELGMANGFDFQLQDLGGLGHEALTQARNQLLGMAAQDPRLMGVRPNGMMDTTEYRVDVNWDRAGALGVPLSSIHSTLSTAFGSSYVNDFIQAGRVKRVYVQADAAYRGLPQDMEKLYVRNTAGKMVPFSAFATGRWAQGAPQLERYNAFPSMNIQGQPAPGHSTGEAMVAMEELVSRLPQGIGFDWSGLSYQEKMATKQGPILYAFSILVIFLCVAALYESWTIPIANLLMLPLGVFGAIVASSWRGMPNDVYFQIGFLTTMGLSTKNAILIIQFIKERMSVGQGLIEATLDAVKTRFRPVMMTSLAFFFGVLPLAIASGAGAGAMNALGTAVCGGMLSATFIDLVFIPLFFVLVSQLFGKKEDKQGPSQPMQPAKVSEKKQESKEVLPPSQQPKQLDTSHPQEMQS
- a CDS encoding efflux transporter outer membrane subunit, giving the protein MRTIQMLALATLLLSSGCTLAPQYIRPKDPVPAEWPAGDAYKGLQKDAIKKVAGIPWQEFITDAKLRKVIAAALKNNRDLRVAILNVERAQAMYGIQRSSLWPSVDGTAGMAKERRSVDLISADSSRTIEQYSLNLGMAAWEIDFFGRVRSLADQALEDYLATEEARRSAELALISQVAKAYLTLAADQENLKLARATLESQQDSYDLVDKSYANGLATELDLRRAQTEVEAAKRDVPRFAQMVAQDRNALNLLVGAPVSEKLLPTKLSSVAELKEVDPGLPSAVLLNRPDIAAAEHKLKGAYAYVGAARASVFPRITLTASAGTASDELSGLFGSGTGIWSFVPQLQLPIFDPRVWKALQVSKVDREILLTQYEKTVQTAFKEVADALAVQGTISEQVAAQESLVESAEATYELSDKRYTMGLDSYLSVLDAHRSLYAQQQALISLRLARLANQVTLYTVLGGGQESKKN